One window of Phycisphaeraceae bacterium genomic DNA carries:
- a CDS encoding acyl-CoA dehydrogenase family protein, with the protein MADLKSMKMSDKDRKLIEDAEALLGPEPTKMGFVKNMFWGNLRTDLVFPYPIPEAKETAACDQLLARLDDYLHNEHPAIQIDQEQEIPRWVIDRLFELGVMGMTIPKEFGGLGLGITSYNRVLERIGYSCGSTAVLVSAHQSIGCKAVMLFGNDEQKKRWLPHLAKDWVSAFCLSEPNVGCDAGGQETRCEKTPDGEFYVLNGEKKWATSGAISGLFTVMAKQKIINPKTGKEEEKVSALVCHPDMPGVEIYQKNRSKCGIRGTWQARIRFHNVRVPKANLLGQEGRGLNIALTCLNYGRCTLSAGMIGGARKVRDQATKWSRTRYQFQRPLSDFELVQQKLARMAAYDYAMDSVLYMTTGMLDRHDEDIMLETAICKVFCSEMGWRVVNDGVQIMGGESYMTENEVERVFRDSRINLIVEGANEVMQSFIFAYGGKQLAESMLTVKNALGWSRDEGFGANIGRILKNSTNFKLIRAAVPLGIEIFLGIRRGLPTAPRVHESLRTQAQRLAWLIREHSHQFKRASKKYEEAIITRQCVQARLADNAMWLHGFACTLSKLDQDLRRGGDGAEFERDRAAALHFFDLAETFFYANIRELSENADDTMLKAAAAAIKHSDAMPNNEFSIPEKSPVAKGTGRALKQDGIKQFPGTPTVGGPVEGMHAGSR; encoded by the coding sequence ATGGCCGACCTGAAATCGATGAAGATGTCCGACAAGGACCGCAAACTCATCGAGGACGCGGAGGCATTGCTGGGGCCGGAACCGACGAAGATGGGCTTCGTCAAAAACATGTTCTGGGGTAATCTGAGGACCGATCTCGTCTTTCCGTACCCGATTCCGGAAGCGAAAGAGACCGCCGCGTGCGATCAGTTGCTCGCTCGGCTCGATGACTACCTGCACAATGAACACCCCGCGATTCAGATCGATCAGGAGCAGGAAATCCCGCGCTGGGTGATCGATCGGCTCTTCGAACTCGGCGTGATGGGCATGACCATCCCGAAAGAGTTCGGCGGGCTCGGGCTTGGGATTACGAGCTATAACCGCGTTCTCGAGCGCATCGGGTATTCGTGCGGCAGCACGGCGGTGCTCGTTTCGGCGCACCAGTCGATCGGTTGCAAGGCGGTGATGCTGTTCGGAAACGACGAGCAGAAGAAGCGCTGGCTGCCTCACCTGGCGAAAGATTGGGTGAGCGCTTTTTGCTTGAGCGAACCGAACGTCGGGTGTGATGCCGGCGGACAGGAAACGCGCTGCGAGAAGACGCCCGACGGCGAGTTCTATGTCTTGAACGGTGAGAAAAAGTGGGCCACGAGCGGCGCGATCAGCGGGCTGTTCACGGTGATGGCCAAGCAGAAGATCATCAATCCCAAGACGGGGAAAGAAGAAGAGAAGGTTTCGGCGCTGGTGTGCCACCCGGACATGCCCGGCGTCGAGATCTATCAGAAGAACCGGAGCAAGTGCGGCATCCGCGGCACGTGGCAGGCGCGCATCCGCTTCCACAACGTCCGCGTGCCCAAGGCAAACCTGCTCGGGCAGGAAGGGCGCGGGCTCAACATCGCGCTCACATGCCTCAACTACGGCCGCTGCACGCTGAGCGCGGGAATGATCGGCGGCGCGCGCAAGGTGCGCGATCAGGCGACCAAGTGGAGCCGCACGCGCTATCAGTTCCAGCGCCCGCTCTCGGATTTCGAGCTCGTGCAGCAGAAGCTGGCGCGCATGGCGGCGTACGACTATGCGATGGACTCGGTGCTCTACATGACCACCGGGATGCTTGACCGCCACGACGAAGACATCATGCTCGAGACCGCGATCTGCAAGGTCTTCTGCTCGGAAATGGGTTGGCGTGTGGTCAACGACGGCGTTCAGATCATGGGCGGCGAGAGCTACATGACCGAGAACGAGGTCGAGCGCGTCTTCCGCGACTCGCGCATCAACCTCATCGTCGAGGGCGCGAACGAGGTGATGCAGTCGTTCATCTTCGCGTACGGCGGCAAGCAGCTCGCGGAGAGCATGCTCACCGTCAAGAACGCGCTCGGCTGGAGCAGAGACGAGGGATTCGGCGCGAACATCGGGCGCATCCTGAAGAACTCGACCAACTTCAAGCTCATCCGCGCCGCCGTCCCGCTGGGCATCGAAATCTTCCTTGGCATCCGGCGCGGGCTGCCGACAGCCCCGCGCGTGCACGAATCGCTCCGCACGCAGGCGCAGCGCCTCGCGTGGCTCATCCGCGAGCACAGCCATCAGTTCAAACGCGCAAGCAAGAAGTATGAGGAAGCAATCATCACGCGCCAGTGCGTGCAGGCACGCCTCGCGGACAACGCGATGTGGCTGCACGGTTTCGCGTGCACGCTCAGCAAGCTCGATCAGGATCTGCGGCGCGGCGGCGACGGCGCGGAGTTCGAGCGCGATCGTGCCGCGGCGCTCCACTTCTTCGATCTCGCGGAAACGTTCTTCTACGCGAACATCCGCGAGCTTTCCGAGAACGCGGACGACACGATGCTCAAGGCGGCCGCCGCGGCGATCAAGCACAGCGACGCGATGCCCAACAACGAGTTCTCGATTCCGGAGAAGTCGCCTGTGGCGAAAGGAACGGGGCGCGCGCTCAAGCAGGACGGGATCAAGCAATTCCCCGGGACGCCGACCGTCGGCGGGCCCGTCGAGGGCATGCACGCCGGTTCGCGATGA
- the pdhA gene encoding pyruvate dehydrogenase (acetyl-transferring) E1 component subunit alpha has translation MPRKSVYKAEIEYLQVMDEHGVIDAAQSRNTLSDEEILELFKFMQQCRQLDEIAFKLQRSGRMGTYPQNKGQEAAAIGTAYAAKKGQDFLVPCYRENAALFMHGLPMHYVLLHWMGDERGNQIPEGVQQLPLCIPIGTQMLHATGIAWAFKMRKEQKVALTYFGDGATSEGDFHEAMNFASVYQVPLVFICQNNQWAISVPRETQMRSKTVAQKALAYDMPTYQVDGNDLLGVYKIAKECIDRARGGGGPSFIEAVTYRLADHTTADDARRYRDPKEVDAWLGRDPLIRLRKYLETKDLWDETKQKAAEERNKAIVAEVVKTAEGIEKPSFDDIFDFTFAALNPELEKQKRTARTSSLGQDPSQVGLAAGEPIHS, from the coding sequence ATGCCCCGAAAATCCGTGTACAAAGCCGAGATCGAGTACCTGCAGGTCATGGACGAGCACGGCGTGATCGACGCGGCACAGTCGCGCAACACGCTGAGCGACGAAGAGATTCTGGAACTCTTCAAGTTCATGCAGCAGTGCCGCCAGCTCGACGAGATCGCCTTCAAGCTCCAGCGCTCGGGGCGCATGGGCACGTACCCGCAGAACAAGGGACAGGAAGCCGCGGCGATCGGCACCGCATATGCCGCGAAGAAGGGACAGGATTTCCTCGTGCCGTGCTACCGCGAGAACGCCGCGCTCTTCATGCACGGGCTTCCGATGCACTACGTCCTGCTCCACTGGATGGGCGATGAACGCGGCAATCAGATTCCCGAAGGCGTCCAGCAGCTGCCGTTGTGCATCCCGATCGGCACGCAGATGCTCCACGCAACCGGCATCGCGTGGGCGTTCAAGATGCGGAAAGAGCAGAAGGTTGCCCTGACCTATTTCGGCGACGGCGCGACGAGCGAAGGCGACTTCCACGAGGCGATGAATTTCGCGAGCGTGTACCAGGTGCCGCTGGTCTTCATCTGCCAGAACAATCAGTGGGCGATTTCCGTGCCCCGCGAAACGCAGATGCGGTCGAAGACGGTGGCGCAGAAGGCGCTCGCGTACGACATGCCGACGTATCAGGTCGATGGGAACGACCTGCTTGGCGTGTACAAGATCGCCAAGGAATGCATCGACCGCGCCCGCGGCGGCGGCGGCCCATCCTTCATCGAGGCGGTCACCTATCGGCTCGCGGATCACACAACCGCCGACGATGCGCGGCGCTATCGCGATCCGAAGGAAGTGGATGCGTGGCTCGGGCGCGATCCGCTGATCCGCCTGCGGAAATATCTCGAGACCAAGGACCTGTGGGACGAGACAAAGCAGAAGGCGGCGGAAGAACGCAACAAGGCGATCGTCGCGGAAGTCGTGAAGACGGCGGAAGGAATCGAGAAGCCGTCGTTCGATGACATCTTCGACTTCACGTTCGCGGCGCTCAACCCGGAACTCGAGAAGCAGAAGCGCACCGCGCGGACGAGCAGCCTGGGGCAGGATCCGAGTCAGGTGGGGCTTGCCGCCGGTGAACCGATCCATTCATGA
- a CDS encoding alpha-ketoacid dehydrogenase subunit beta → MPRTDVMKQKGLTLVDAINEALEQEMHRDSRVVLLGEDVGANGGVFRVTEGLQKIFGKDRVIDTPLAESGIMGTAIGLAMAGMRPIPEIQFDGFLGPAYDQLTNHAARYRTRTRGAITIPLTVRVPVGGGIHAPELHSDSPEAIYAHTPGLKVVMPCTPVDAKGLLTSAIRDPDPVVFFEPKRVYRSFREEVPEEEYTIPIGQAKVVSEGTDLTVITWGASVFECLAAIDKLPEDVSVELIDLRTIYPIDLDTIVQSVQKTGRCVIVHEAPKTSGFGAEISSLIQEHCFLNLKAPVQRVAGFDTVMPYYKLELDYLPDSKRIAESVTQTLAY, encoded by the coding sequence ATGCCCCGTACCGACGTAATGAAACAAAAAGGCCTGACCCTCGTCGACGCCATCAACGAGGCTTTGGAGCAGGAAATGCACCGCGACTCGCGCGTCGTCCTGCTCGGCGAAGATGTCGGCGCCAACGGAGGCGTCTTCCGCGTCACCGAGGGTTTGCAGAAAATCTTCGGCAAGGACCGCGTGATCGATACGCCGCTCGCCGAGTCCGGCATCATGGGCACGGCGATCGGCCTTGCGATGGCCGGCATGCGCCCGATCCCCGAGATCCAGTTCGATGGCTTTCTCGGCCCGGCGTACGACCAGTTGACCAACCACGCCGCGCGCTACCGCACACGCACCCGCGGCGCGATCACCATCCCGCTCACCGTCCGCGTCCCCGTCGGAGGCGGCATCCACGCCCCCGAACTCCACAGCGATTCGCCCGAAGCGATCTACGCGCACACGCCCGGTCTCAAGGTCGTCATGCCCTGCACGCCCGTCGATGCGAAGGGCCTGCTCACTTCCGCGATCCGTGACCCCGACCCCGTCGTCTTCTTCGAGCCCAAGCGCGTCTATCGCTCCTTCCGCGAGGAAGTGCCCGAAGAGGAATACACCATCCCGATCGGCCAGGCCAAAGTGGTTTCCGAAGGCACCGATCTCACGGTCATCACCTGGGGCGCGAGCGTCTTCGAGTGTCTCGCGGCAATCGACAAACTCCCCGAAGATGTCTCGGTCGAACTCATCGACCTCCGCACGATCTATCCGATCGATCTCGACACCATCGTGCAGAGCGTCCAGAAAACCGGCCGCTGCGTGATCGTGCACGAAGCGCCCAAGACCAGCGGCTTCGGCGCCGAGATCTCGAGCCTCATCCAGGAACACTGCTTCCTGAATCTGAAGGCCCCCGTCCAGCGCGTCGCCGGCTTCGACACCGTCATGCCGTACTACAAGCTCGAACTCGACTACCTGCCCGATTCCAAGCGGATCGCCGAGAGCGTGACACAGACGCTGGCGTACTGA
- a CDS encoding four helix bundle protein, whose protein sequence is MGRLRPEFLSRAKKFSHRVVDVAEALETARKSRRVVDQLIACGTSVSANLFEADEGVSRADFLKSMGIVNKELRECRFWLEFSGERAWISIAKLDALLAEAKELKLIVGSILSRARKKSPAASVS, encoded by the coding sequence TTGGGTCGATTGCGTCCAGAGTTCCTCAGTCGCGCGAAGAAGTTCAGCCATCGCGTGGTTGACGTCGCCGAAGCTCTGGAAACTGCACGCAAATCACGGCGCGTGGTCGATCAGTTGATCGCATGCGGCACGTCGGTTTCGGCAAACTTGTTCGAAGCCGATGAAGGCGTCAGTCGTGCCGATTTCCTGAAGTCGATGGGAATCGTCAACAAGGAACTGCGAGAATGCCGGTTCTGGTTGGAATTTTCGGGCGAGCGAGCGTGGATCTCGATCGCGAAATTGGATGCATTGCTCGCGGAAGCCAAAGAACTAAAGTTGATCGTCGGTAGCATCTTGTCGCGTGCCCGCAAGAAATCGCCTGCGGCAAGCGTTTCCTGA
- a CDS encoding 2-oxo acid dehydrogenase subunit E2 has protein sequence MSLQKSANPDEFILPDLGEGVHEAELIKWRVKVGDHVAEHDILAEMETDKALVEVPSPREGVIASLNGKEGEILKVGNILVTYQSAGGGGGAPSAKTQDAHGAEAKKEWGIEAPKSSHGAAQRNGAHDDDIEIAERTEDAGTVVGKMGGELAGMSAAPGKALATPAVRRLARDLGVDIDSISGTGIGGRVTEKDVRSASSGSPSPEGRGLGKGSSGHGAQAAPARASRPVEAPVSRPSAPAPSRPALGREEVASKFAPQPSAPARQPVSFAQQEGDLRIPFRGVRRTIANRLRQSINQAVHFTVMDEADVTALETLRKKLAAASGEKVSFLPFVASAVARVLNQSQFRALNATVEEDAANPSADAFIIQHRSVHLGIATDTETGLMVPVIRDADRLGVLEVSRAIAMTAEMARNRSIPREQLMGSTFTISNVGSHAGRFATPVINYPEVGILAVGRAKDGVVVNRGMIGVGKLLPLSLACDHRVVDGATAALALAEIVKLLQDAEQLLGPARG, from the coding sequence ATGTCCCTCCAAAAATCCGCCAATCCCGACGAATTCATCCTTCCCGATCTCGGCGAAGGCGTGCACGAGGCCGAACTGATCAAATGGCGCGTCAAAGTCGGCGATCACGTTGCCGAGCACGACATCCTTGCCGAGATGGAGACGGACAAAGCGCTCGTCGAAGTTCCCTCGCCGCGCGAAGGCGTGATCGCTTCGCTCAACGGCAAAGAGGGCGAGATCCTGAAAGTCGGCAACATCCTCGTGACGTATCAGTCTGCAGGAGGTGGCGGTGGAGCGCCGTCCGCAAAGACGCAGGACGCACACGGCGCGGAAGCGAAAAAGGAGTGGGGGATCGAAGCGCCAAAGTCCTCGCATGGGGCCGCTCAGCGAAACGGCGCTCACGATGACGACATCGAGATCGCCGAGCGCACCGAGGATGCGGGCACGGTTGTCGGAAAAATGGGTGGCGAACTCGCCGGCATGTCTGCAGCGCCGGGCAAAGCTCTGGCGACGCCCGCGGTCCGCCGCCTCGCGCGCGACCTCGGCGTCGATATCGACAGCATCAGCGGCACCGGCATCGGTGGCCGCGTGACCGAAAAAGATGTCCGAAGCGCATCCTCCGGAAGCCCCTCCCCTGAGGGGAGGGGTTTGGGGAAGGGTTCGAGCGGCCACGGTGCGCAAGCGGCACCCGCGCGCGCTTCGCGCCCGGTCGAGGCGCCGGTTTCGCGTCCGAGCGCTCCCGCGCCTTCCCGCCCCGCGCTCGGGCGCGAAGAGGTCGCGTCCAAGTTTGCGCCGCAGCCGAGCGCACCCGCGCGTCAGCCCGTGTCGTTCGCTCAGCAGGAAGGCGATCTCCGCATCCCGTTCCGGGGCGTGCGGCGCACGATCGCGAATCGCCTCCGCCAATCCATCAATCAGGCCGTCCACTTCACCGTGATGGACGAGGCCGATGTGACAGCGCTCGAGACGCTCCGCAAGAAACTCGCCGCCGCCAGCGGCGAAAAGGTCTCTTTCCTCCCATTTGTCGCCTCCGCCGTTGCGCGCGTGCTTAACCAGTCGCAGTTCCGCGCCTTGAACGCCACCGTCGAGGAAGACGCCGCCAACCCATCCGCTGACGCCTTCATCATCCAGCACCGCTCGGTCCATCTCGGCATCGCGACCGACACCGAAACCGGTCTCATGGTCCCCGTCATCCGCGATGCGGATCGCCTCGGCGTGCTTGAAGTCAGCCGCGCCATTGCCATGACCGCCGAGATGGCGCGCAACCGCTCGATCCCGCGCGAGCAGTTGATGGGCAGCACGTTCACGATCAGCAACGTCGGCAGCCACGCCGGCCGCTTCGCGACTCCCGTGATCAACTACCCAGAAGTCGGGATTCTCGCCGTCGGCCGCGCGAAGGACGGCGTCGTCGTCAACCGCGGCATGATCGGCGTCGGCAAACTCCTGCCGCTCAGCCTCGCGTGCGATCATCGCGTTGTGGACGGCGCCACCGCCGCCCTCGCGCTCGCCGAGATCGTCAAGCTCCTGCAGGATGCGGAACAGTTGCTGGGGCCGGCGAGGGGGTAA
- a CDS encoding DUF433 domain-containing protein, with product MDYSKIITVNPAIRSGKPCIRGMRIAVQDVLDYLAGGMTPEQIVQDFPELTIEDIRASLAFAADRERRISGIPA from the coding sequence GTGGACTATTCCAAGATCATTACAGTGAACCCGGCGATCCGATCCGGAAAGCCCTGCATCCGCGGCATGCGGATCGCAGTGCAGGACGTGCTCGACTATCTCGCAGGCGGAATGACGCCCGAGCAGATCGTTCAGGATTTTCCCGAACTGACGATCGAAGACATCCGCGCCAGCCTGGCTTTCGCCGCGGATCGTGAACGTCGGATCTCGGGTATTCCCGCTTGA
- a CDS encoding DUF5615 family PIN-like protein, with amino-acid sequence MKLLLDQNLSTRLLNSIEPVWPGSSHIRLHDLDRSGDSEIWEFARESGFAIVTKDADFRQLALVWGAPPKVILVLLGNCTTGEVAALLLRSRNAIMAFGADPDTSVLVLTP; translated from the coding sequence TTGAAGCTGCTCCTTGACCAGAATCTGTCAACGCGCCTCTTGAACTCGATCGAGCCGGTGTGGCCGGGATCGAGCCATATCAGGCTGCATGATCTCGACCGGTCCGGGGATAGTGAGATTTGGGAATTCGCGCGAGAGTCCGGTTTCGCGATTGTGACGAAGGACGCCGACTTTCGGCAACTCGCTTTGGTTTGGGGTGCGCCCCCGAAGGTGATTCTTGTGTTGCTCGGCAACTGCACGACAGGAGAAGTCGCAGCTCTCCTTCTGCGCAGCAGAAACGCGATCATGGCTTTCGGTGCCGATCCGGACACTTCGGTGCTCGTTCTCACTCCGTAG
- a CDS encoding DinB family protein, protein MKPTEALAANLDSAFLGKGWHGPTFLGSLRGVSPAEALQQPKNCAHSLWDLLLHTTYWKYTILVRLGVAEPNTFPRSPSNWPKTPDRALPARELARVWKADLKLAREMHARLKRALSTLAESQLDRIPPGGKSWTARQLISGIAAHDVYHAGQAQLIKKMIRR, encoded by the coding sequence ATGAAACCCACCGAGGCACTCGCCGCGAACCTCGACAGCGCCTTTCTCGGCAAGGGCTGGCACGGGCCCACGTTTCTCGGCTCTCTTCGGGGCGTTTCACCTGCCGAAGCGCTCCAACAACCCAAAAACTGCGCGCACAGTCTCTGGGATCTTCTCCTTCACACGACCTATTGGAAATACACGATCCTCGTTCGCCTCGGCGTCGCCGAGCCCAACACTTTCCCGCGCTCGCCGAGCAATTGGCCCAAGACACCCGATCGAGCGCTGCCGGCGCGTGAACTCGCGCGCGTGTGGAAAGCCGATCTCAAGCTCGCGCGCGAGATGCACGCCCGACTCAAACGCGCCCTCAGCACACTCGCCGAATCGCAACTCGATCGGATTCCCCCCGGCGGCAAATCATGGACTGCGCGCCAACTCATCAGCGGCATCGCTGCTCACGATGTCTATCACGCCGGGCAGGCTCAGCTCATCAAGAAAATGATCCGCCGCTGA
- a CDS encoding LacI family DNA-binding transcriptional regulator yields the protein MPLHETTPSAGPDPISIRDVAATAGVSIATVSRVINDSPAVAAATAAKVREVITRLGYVPNPMAKVFSSRESHIIGLALPRFHGEFMTWLLHGADEEATQLGYHLMMTTIAKSEDGTARSHIVGSLLIDALLVVITEQDDPLAEDVLASGVPTVVLDTDMSKQGLDSVILDNERGTREAVDHLLRWVEPASLYFVGGPPQNYDTQQRAKGFTAALEARGWQVTPEQIEMGDYSLEWGKEWAIRMSRRGKLSGAVLAANDKIACGIMHAAGDLKVSVPDQLRVIGFNDSQISRLVRPRLSTVALPMAEMGALAVRTLVRRIEHPHAEVHCTKLPTKLLIRESSTAVHF from the coding sequence GTGCCTCTCCACGAAACAACTCCGAGCGCGGGCCCAGACCCCATCTCGATCCGTGACGTCGCCGCAACCGCCGGCGTTTCCATCGCCACCGTCAGCCGCGTGATCAACGACTCGCCCGCCGTTGCCGCGGCAACCGCCGCGAAAGTGCGCGAGGTGATTACGCGCCTCGGCTACGTGCCCAATCCGATGGCGAAAGTCTTTTCCTCGCGCGAAAGCCACATCATCGGCCTCGCGCTGCCGCGCTTCCACGGCGAATTCATGACGTGGCTCCTGCACGGTGCCGATGAAGAAGCGACGCAGCTCGGTTACCACCTGATGATGACCACGATCGCCAAGAGCGAAGACGGGACGGCGCGCAGCCACATCGTCGGGTCCTTGCTCATCGATGCGCTCCTCGTCGTCATCACCGAACAGGACGATCCGCTCGCGGAAGATGTGCTCGCGTCCGGCGTGCCCACCGTCGTGCTCGATACCGACATGTCCAAGCAGGGGCTCGACAGCGTCATCCTCGACAACGAGCGGGGAACGCGCGAGGCCGTCGATCACTTGCTGCGCTGGGTCGAGCCCGCATCGCTCTACTTCGTCGGCGGTCCGCCCCAGAACTACGACACGCAGCAGCGAGCCAAAGGATTCACTGCGGCGCTCGAGGCGCGCGGCTGGCAGGTCACTCCAGAACAGATCGAGATGGGCGATTACTCGCTCGAGTGGGGCAAGGAATGGGCCATCCGAATGTCGCGCCGGGGCAAGCTCTCCGGTGCCGTGCTCGCGGCGAACGACAAGATCGCCTGCGGCATCATGCACGCCGCGGGAGACCTGAAAGTCTCGGTCCCCGATCAGCTCCGCGTGATCGGCTTCAACGATTCGCAGATCTCGCGACTGGTTCGCCCGAGGCTTTCAACGGTCGCGCTCCCGATGGCCGAGATGGGTGCGCTCGCCGTGCGCACATTGGTCCGCCGCATCGAGCACCCGCACGCCGAGGTGCATTGCACCAAGTTGCCCACGAAGCTGCTGATCCGGGAGAGCAGCACCGCCGTGCATTTCTGA
- a CDS encoding SOS response-associated peptidase, whose translation MCGRYTHLFTWAELHRLMSLGNLTPQEQQEIEKALKKRYNVAPQQQAPVIITDGPLHRLEFFRWGLIPFWSKDASIANRTINARSETIASSPAFREAFKKHRCLVPASGFYGMAARRGLDAQAALVHPRAPEDGILFFAGVFDEWTPPDASEPLRTFSILQPAKRAHASVAHAHARRADKAAAEPVARCGFKTRRSCSAPRAQRPLASRGLSRRHQGQLRAFRRSRMHPSR comes from the coding sequence GTGTGCGGCAGATACACCCATCTCTTCACCTGGGCAGAGCTCCATCGCCTGATGAGCCTCGGCAATCTCACGCCGCAGGAGCAGCAGGAAATCGAGAAGGCGCTCAAGAAGCGCTACAACGTCGCGCCGCAGCAGCAGGCGCCCGTGATCATCACCGATGGCCCGCTGCACCGGCTCGAGTTCTTTCGCTGGGGCCTCATCCCGTTCTGGTCGAAGGACGCCTCGATCGCCAATCGCACGATCAACGCGCGCTCAGAAACCATCGCGTCGAGTCCCGCGTTTCGCGAAGCGTTCAAGAAACACCGCTGCCTCGTTCCCGCGAGCGGCTTCTATGGAATGGCAGCACGTCGAGGGCTCGACGCGCAAGCAGCCTTGGTACATCCACGCGCGCCCGAAGACGGGATTCTGTTCTTCGCCGGCGTCTTCGATGAGTGGACGCCGCCGGACGCGAGCGAGCCGCTCCGCACATTCTCCATTCTACAACCGGCCAAACGAGCTCATGCGTCCGTTGCACACGCGCATGCCCGTCGTGCTGACAAAGCCGCAGCAGAGCCAGTGGCTCGATGCGGGTTCAAAACCCGACGATCTTGCTCCGCTCCTCGCGCCCAGCGACCCCTCGCTTCTCGAGGCCTATCGCGTCGGCACCAAGGTCAACTCCGTGCGTTTCGACGATCCCGAATGCATCCGTCGCGATGA